The following are from one region of the Saccharomyces kudriavzevii IFO 1802 strain IFO1802 genome assembly, chromosome: 12 genome:
- the SSP120 gene encoding nucleobindin SSP120 (similar to Saccharomyces cerevisiae SSP120 (YLR250W); ancestral locus Anc_1.393), translating to MRLSWGFIFSLVFSLYKVNATAELGSDINVENEKPPEGLSWEEWHMDHEHQLKDYTPEIFFALHDVKKKGYLDANDILSLYGLNREEVVGTGDGMGQHDESEKVDNSMAERAVDLIMTLFDLDDDMKITKKEYLEFAGKKGRFPDIGVGVGHHSDFELEYEIHHWNKFHKDKDPQVKVVHKEDIEHELLHHEHEIEHEEEVQRGASRSTVITDDELESRIKLENIPEKFKNGIF from the coding sequence ATGAGACTTTCGTGGggattcattttttctctggttttttctttgtataaAGTAAATGCTACGGCAGAATTAGGATCGGATATAAATGTGGAAAATGAGAAACCACCTGAAGGCCTATCCTGGGAAGAATGGCATATGGACCACGAGCATCAGTTGAAGGATTATACGCCCgagattttctttgctcTGCATGATGTTAAAAAGAAGGGATATCTAGATGCAAACGATATTTTATCCCTGTATGGGTTGAACCGCGAGGAAGTCGTGGGTACCGGTGATGGTATGGGACAACATGATGAGTCTGAAAAAGTCGATAATTCAATGGCTGAGCGTGCCGTTGACTTAATTATGACGCTATTTGACCTTGATGATGACATGAAAAtcacaaagaaagaatatcTAGAGTTTGCTGGTAAAAAAGGCAGATTCCCTGATATTGGCGTTGGCGTGGGTCATCATTCCGATTTTGAACTAGAATATGAAATACATCACTGGAACAAGTTTCACAAGGACAAAGATCCACAAGTTAAGGTCGTCCACAAGGAGGATATTGAACACGAATTGCTCCACCACGAACATGAAATAGAGCATGAAGAGGAAGTTCAAAGGGGTGCATCTAGATCTACTGTAATAACGGATGACGAGCTAGAATCCAGAATAAAGTTGGAAAACATacctgaaaaattcaagaatgGGATTTTTTAA
- the CQD2 gene encoding Cqd2p (similar to Saccharomyces cerevisiae YLR253W; ancestral locus Anc_1.383), with the protein MMRKAFFNRLPFEVFRRYVRTGKSIPQRSPSTRRALLVGGSITSAVVLYNFNDTFHDSVKHTALTTKRVAVVTQATTRCFYHYKRTLNRTYENKKEREVALVKCHKMCALITLHALRSNGGIYIKLGQHIGAMTYLLPKEWTDTMIPLQDHCPESTYEEIDELFKEDLGTSIEDMFWEFNKTPIGVASLAQVHVAKLKSSDGKGASVAVKCQHPSLKEFIPLDVMLTRTVFELLDVFFPDYPLTWLGDELQSSIFVELNFTKEAENAERTRKYFSKFRKQTALKIPKVIDSHKRILIMEYVGGKRLDDLEYIDGHGISRGEVSSCLSHIFNNMIFTPNVGIHCDPHGGNLAIRSVKPGKDSGYHNFEIVLFDHGLYRYPSTRTRRLYAKFWLSLLFDKDQAKMKKYAKGFANITDEQFPLLAAAITGRSVDAALNHDISKSRTQEEMDVMASGILEGTLLSDLMSILSRIPSVVLLILKTNDLTRHLDECLQNPLGPERTFLIMTQYCAKTVYDEKIEKIDLEYGKWSIKWMWANFTNWIVYERRINQLYFYDFVLWWKNIVPKAWLSS; encoded by the coding sequence ATGATGAGAAAAGCGTTTTTTAACAGACTTCCGTTTGAGGTATTCCGTAGGTATGTAAGGACAGGTAAGAGCATCCCTCAAAGAAGCCCTAGTACTAGGAGAGCTCTGCTGGTAGGAGGTTCAATCACGTCAGCAGTAGTTCTGTATAATTTCAATGATACATTTCATGACTCTGTTAAGCATACGGCACTGACGACTAAAAGAGTCGCCGTTGTTACACAAGCTACCACTCGTTGCTTCTATCATTACAAGAGGACTCTGAATAGGACTtatgaaaacaagaaagagCGGGAAGTGGCCTTGGTCAAATGTCATAAAATGTGTGCTTTGATCACGTTGCATGCACTACGATCGAACGGTGGGATTTACATCAAGTTAGGCCAACACATCGGGGCCATGACGTACCTGCTGCCTAAAGAGTGGACGGATACGATGATACCGTTGCAAGATCACTGTCCTGAATCCACTTATGAGGAAATTGACGAATTGTTTAAAGAGGATCTGGGCACCAGTATTGAAGACATGTTTTGGGAATTCAACAAAACTCCGATAGGTGTGGCTTCATTGGCACAAGTTCATGTGGCCAAGCTAAAAAGCAGCGACGGTAAAGGCGCTAGTGTAGCTGTCAAGTGTCAACATCCCTCATTGAAGGAATTCATACCATTGGATGTTATGTTGACGAGAACGGTATTTGAATTGTTGgatgttttctttccagACTATCCATTGACATGGCTTGGCGATGAGCTTCAATCATCCATCTTTGTGGAATTGAATTTTACCAAAGAAGCCGAAAATGCAGAAAGGACTCGTAAATATTTCAGTAAATTCAGGAAACAAACTGCATTGAAAATACCCAAGGTCATTGATAGCCACAAGAGAATCTTGATTATGGAATACGTTGGAGGTAAGAGGTTGGATGATCTGGAATACATTGATGGCCACGGAATCTCACGGGGCGAAGTATCTAGTTGTCTTTCccatattttcaataacatGATTTTTACACCCAACGTGGGAATTCATTGCGACCCTCATGGAGGCAATTTAGCCATACGATCTGTTAAGCCCGGTAAGGATAGTGGATAtcataattttgaaattgtccTTTTCGACCACGGACTTTATAGGTACCCGAGCACAAGGACGAGGAGACTGTATGCTAAATTCTGGTTATCACTACTATTCGACAAAGACCAAgcaaagatgaagaaatatgCCAAGGGCTTTGCCAACATTACAGACGAACAATTTCCCCTCCTGGCGGCCGCTATCACGGGGCGTAGTGTGGATGCAGCATTAAATCATGACATTTCCAAGAGTCGGACgcaagaagaaatggaCGTCATGGCCAGCGGGATCCTGGAAGGAACGCTGTTGAGCGATTTGATGAGCATCTTGTCAAGGATCCCCAGTGTGGTGCTGCTGATCTTGAAGACTAACGATCTCACAAGACATCTTGACGAGTGTTTGCAGAACCCGTTGGGGCCAGAAAGAACGTTTTTGATCATGACGCAGTACTGTGCCAAGACAGTctatgatgaaaaaatagaaaagatTGACTTGGAATATGGAAAATGGTCTATCAAGTGGATGTGGGCGAACTTCACGAACTGGATAGTCTACGAGAGGCGCATCAATCAATTGTATTTTTACGATTTTGTCCTGTGGTGGAAAAACATTGTCCCGAAGGCTTGGTTGTCGTCTTGA
- the NDL1 gene encoding Ndl1p (similar to Saccharomyces cerevisiae NDL1 (YLR254C); ancestral locus Anc_1.382) — translation MVPSLDLETAVQIISSLEAQLSELEIASKEYENDLEQVISNLKNDLIESNKQNKCNKKQITELEIEVDELENENIQLRSKIETVQLESDRRLERNVLLEHELLDTRDALQRLRVNKEEATDDEAKRNNGPPLSQNKKIKLFKDTIKVSTTRSTLYLQNMTKCGGNALMNHCNIPNTQITQSTVIATTSSV, via the coding sequence ATGGTGCCGAGTTTGGATTTGGAGACTGCGGTACAGATAATATCTTCACTAGAGGCCCAATTGAGCGAGCTTGAAATCGCCTCTAAGGAGTATGAAAACGATTTAGAACAGGTCATCTCCAACCTAAAAAATGACCTTATAGAGAGCAACAAGCAAAACAAGTGTAACAAAAAGCAAATAACCGAGTTGGAGATAGAGGTAGAcgaattggaaaatgagaATATCCAGCTGAGAAGCAAAATAGAAACGGTGCAATTGGAAAGCGACCGACGACTAGAACGCAATGTTCTGCTAGAACACGAGCTACTCGACACGAGGGACGCTCTACAAAGGCTAAGGGTCAACAAGGAAGAAGCCACCGACGACGAGGCTAAAAGGAACAACGGGCCGCCTCTCagtcaaaacaaaaagataAAGCTGTTCAAGGATACTATCAAAGTCTCCACCACACGCTCGACTTTGTACCTACAAAACATGACGAAATGTGGCGGCAACGCCCTCATGAACCACTGTAACATCCCAAATACCCAGATCACGCAATCGACCGTGATAGCAACAACGTCTTCCGTTTGA
- the YEF3 gene encoding translation elongation factor EF-3 (similar to Saccharomyces cerevisiae YEF3 (YLR249W) and HEF3 (YNL014W); ancestral locus Anc_1.391) — protein sequence MSDSQQSIKVLEELFQKLSVATADNRNEIASEVASFLNGNIIEHDVPEHFFGELAKGIKDKKTAANSMQAVAHIANQSNLSPSVEPYIVQLVPAICDNAGHKDKEIQTIASETLISVVNAVNPVAIKALLPHFTKAIVETNKWQEKIAILAAISAMVDAAKDQVALRMPELIPVLSEAMWDTKKEVKTAASTAMTKSTETVDNKDIERFIPSLIQCIADPSEVPETVHLLGATTFVAEVTPATLSIMVPLLSRGLNERETGIKRKAAVIIDNMCKLVEDPQVIAPFLGKLLPGLKSNFATIADPEAREVTLRALKTLRRVGNVGDDDVIPEASHAGDVSTTLQVFNELLKDETVAPRFKIVVEYIAAIGADLIDERIIDQQAWFTHITPYMTIFLHEKKAKDILDEFRKRAVDNIPVGPNFDDEEDEGEDLCNCEFSLAYGAKILLNKTQLRLKRARRYGICGPNGCGKSTLMRAVANGQVDGFPTQEECRTVYVEHDIDGTHSDTSVLDFVFESGVGTKEAIKEKLIEFGFTDEMITMPISALSGGWKMKLALARAVLKNADILLLDEPTNHLDTVNVAWLVNYLNTCGITSITISHDSVFLDNVCEYIINYEGLKLRKYKGNFTEFVKKCPAAKAYEELSNTELEFKFPEPGYLEGVKTKQKAIVKVSNMEFQYPGTSKPQITDINFQCSLSSRIAVIGPNGAGKSTLINVLTGELLPTTGEVYTHENCRIAYIKQHAFAHIESHLDKTPSEYIQWRFQTGEDRETMDRANRQINEDDAQAMNKIFKIEGTPRRIAGIHSRRKFKNTYEYECSFLLGENIGMKSERWVPMMSVDNAWIPRGELVESHSKMVAEVDMKEALASGQFRPLTRKEIEEHCSMLGLDPEIVSHSRIKGLSGGQKVKLVLAAGTWQRPHLIVLDEPTNYLDRDSLGALSKALKEFEGGVIIITHSAEFTKNLTEEVWAVKDGRMTPSGHNWVSGQGAGPRIEKKEDEEDKFDAMGNKIAGGKKKKKLSSAELRKKKKERMKKKKELGDAYVSSDEEF from the coding sequence ATGTCTGATTCCCAGCAATCCATTAAGGTTCTAGAAGAACTGTTCCAGAAGCTATCTGTTGCCACCGCTGACAACAGAAATGAGATCGCTTCTGAAGTCgcttctttcttgaatggtAACATCATTGAACATGATGTCCCAGAACACTTCTTCGGTGAATTGGCCAAGGGTATCAAGGACAAAAAGACTGCTGCTAACTCCATGCAAGCTGTTGCTCACATTGCCAACCAATCCAACTTGTCGCCATCTGTCGAACCATACATCGTCCAATTGGTTCCAGCTATCTGCGACAACGCTGGTCACAAGGACAAGGAAATCCAAACTATCGCTAGTGAAACTTTGATTTCCGTCGTCAATGCTGTCAACCCAGTTGCTATCAAGGCTTTGTTGCCACATTTCACTAAAGCCATTGTCGAAACTAACAAATGGCAAGAAAAGATCGCTATTTTGGCTGCCATCTCCGCCATGGTTGATGCTGCCAAAGATCAAGTTGCTTTGAGAATGCCTGAATTGATTCCAGTTCTGTCTGAAGCTATGTGGGACACCAAGAAGGAGGTCAAGACAGCTGCTTCTACCGCTATGACCAAGTCTACTGAAACCGTTGACAACAAGGATATTGAACGTTTCATTCCAAGTTTGATTCAATGTATTGCCGACCCATCTGAAGTCCCAGAGACTGTTCACTTGTTAGGTGCTACTACTTTCGTTGCCGAAGTTACTCCAGCCACTTTATCCATCATGGTTCCATTGTTGTCCAGAGGTTTGAACGAAAGAGAAACCGGTATCAAGCGTAAGGCTGCTGTCATTATTGATAACATGTGTAAATTGGTCGAAGACCCACAAGTCATTGCTCCTTTCTTGGGTAAGTTGCTACCAGGGTTGAAGAGTAACTTTGCTACCATTGCTGACCCAGAAGCAAGAGAAGTTACCTTGAGAGCTTTGAAAACATTGAGAAGAGTTGGTAACGTTGGTGACGACGATGTCATCCCAGAAGCTTCTCACGCTGGTGACGTTTCTACCACTTTACAAGTTTTCAACGAGTTATTGAAGGATGAAACCGTTGCTCCAAGATTCAAGATCGTTGTCGAATACATTGCCGCTATTGGTGCTGATTTGATTGATGAAAGAATCATCGACCAACAAGCTTGGTTTACCCACATCACTCCATACATGACCATTTTCTTgcatgaaaagaaagccaAGGATATCTTGGATGAATTCAGAAAGAGAGCTGTTGACAACATTCCAGTTGGTCCAAACTtcgacgatgaagaagacgaaggTGAAGATCTATGTAACTGTGAATTCTCTTTGGCTTACGGTGCTAAAATCTTGTTGAACAAGACCCAATTAAGATTGAAGAGAGCTAGAAGATACGGTATCTGTGGTCCAAACGGTTGTGGTAAGTCCACTTTGATGAGGGCTGTTGCTAACGGTCAAGTCGATGGTTTCCCAACTCAAGAAGAATGTAGAACCGTCTACGTTGAACATGATATCGATGGTACTCACTCTGATACTTCTGTCTTGGACTTCGTTTTCGAATCTGGTGTTGGTACCAAGGAGGCcatcaaggaaaaattgattgaatTCGGTTTCACTGATGAAATGATCACTATGCCAATCTCAGCCTTGTCTGGTGGTtggaagatgaagttggCTCTAGCCAGAGCTGTGTTGAAAAACGCTGATATCTTGTTGTTAGATGAACCAACTAACCATTTGGATACTGTCAACGTTGCTTGGTTAGTTAACTATTTGAACACTTGTGGTATCACCTCCATCACCATTTCTCACGACTCCGTCTTCTTAGATAACGTTTGTGAATATATTATCAACTACGAAGGTTTGAAGTTGAGAAAGTACAAGGGTAACTTTACAGAGTTCGTTAAGAAGTGCCCAGCTGCTAAGGCCTACGAAGAATTATCTAACACTGAATTGGAATTCAAGTTCCCAGAACCAGGTTATTTGGAAGGTGTCAAGACTAAGCAAAAGGCCATCGTCAAGGTCTCCAACATGGAATTCCAATATCCAGGTACCTCTAAACCACAAATCACTGACATTAACTTCCAATGTTCTTTGTCTTCAAGAATTGCTGTTATCGGTCCAAACGGTGCTGGTAAGTCCACTTTGATTAACGTCTTGACTGGTGAACTATTGCCAACAACTGGTGAAGTTTACACACACGAAAATTGTCGTATCGCTTACATTAAGCAACACGCTTTCGCTCATATCGAATCACATTTGGACAAGACCCCATCTGAATATATTCAATGGAGATTCCAAACCGGTGAAGATAGAGAAACCATGGACAGAGCTAATAGACAAATTAATGAAGACGATGCTCAAGCTATGAACAAGATCTTCAAGATCGAAGGTACTCCAAGAAGAATTGCTGGTATCCACTCCAGAAGAAAGTTCAAGAACACTTACGAATATGAATGTTCTTTCTTGCTGGGTGAAAACATCGGTATGAAGTCCGAAAGATGGGTTCCAATGATGTCCGTCGACAACGCTTGGATTCCAAGAGGTGAATTGGTTGAATCCCATTCCAAGATGGTTGCTGAAGTTGATATGAAGGAAGCTTTGGCTTCTGGTCAATTCCGTCCATTAACCagaaaggaaattgaagaacatTGTTCTATGTTGGGTTTGGACCCAGAAATTGTTTCTCACTCCAGAATTAAGGGTTTGTCTGGTGGTCAAAAGGTTAAGTTGGTCTTAGCTGCCGGTACATGGCAAAGACCTCATTTGATTGTCTTAGATGAACCTACCAACTATTTGGATAGAGATTCTTTAGGTGCTTTGTCTAAGGCTTTGAAGGAGTTCGAAGGTGGtgttattatcattactcACTCTGCTGAATTCACAAAGAACTTGACTGAAGAAGTCTGGGCTGTCAAGGATGGTAGAATGACTCCATCTGGTCATAACTGGGTTAGTGGTCAAGGTGCTGGTCCAAGAAtcgaaaagaaggaagatgaagaagataaattCGATGCTATGGGTAACAAGATTGCCGGTggtaagaagaagaagaagttgtcTTCCGCGGAAttgagaaagaagaagaaggaaagaatgaagaagaagaaggaattGGGTGATGCTTACGTTTCTTCTGACGAAGAATTCTAA
- the SYM1 gene encoding ethanol metabolism protein (similar to Saccharomyces cerevisiae SYM1 (YLR251W); ancestral locus Anc_1.384), with amino-acid sequence MRLLHLYEVSLKRRPKTTNAIMTGALFGIGDVSAQFLFPTSKVDKGFDYKRTARAVVYGSLIFSFIGDKWYRILNNRVYMRNKPQYHWSNMVLRVAVDQLAFAPLGLPFYFTCMSIMEGESLDVAKLKIGEEWWPTLLTNWAVWPIFQAVNFSIVPLQHRLLAVNVVAIFWNTYLSYKNSKVTEKERVPVHYPPVVE; translated from the coding sequence ATGAGATTGCTACATTTGTATGAAGTAAGTTTGAAGAGGAGGCCCAAGACAACGAATGCAATAATGACAGGTGCATTATTTGGGATCGGTGACGTGTCAGCCCAGTTTTTATTCCCCACTTCCAAGGTAGACAAGGGTTTCGACTATAAAAGGACAGCCAGAGCTGTCGTATATggttctttgattttttcctttatagGCGATAAATGGTACAGGATATTGAACAATAGGGTCTATATGCGTAATAAGCCTCAGTACCACTGGTCTAACATGGTGTTACGGGTGGCTGTCGATCAGTTAGCGTTTGCGCCGCTAGGTTTGCCATTTTATTTTACATGCATGTCCATTATGGAAGGCGAGTCCCTCGATGTAGccaagttgaaaataggAGAAGAATGGTGGCCCACGCTTTTGACTAATTGGGCGGTTTGGCCAATTTTTCAGGCTGTGAACTTTTCTATTGTTCCTTTACAACATAGGCTACTGGCAGTTAATGTTGTTGCAATATTTTGGAACACGTACCTATCTTATAAAAATTCGAAGGTcacagaaaaagaaagggtGCCTGTTCATTATCCTCCTGTCGTTGAATAA